In the Halorubrum ruber genome, GACCTCGCCGTCCGCGAGGTGTCGGCGTCGCGCCCGTTCGCCGCTGGCGGGTTCGACGTGACTGCGCGCGAGACGCGGCACTCGATGGACGGGTTCGCCTACCGGTTCTCGCCGCCGAGCTCGGACGCCGAGGCCAGCGGCGGGCCGCTCGCGCTCTCGGGCGACACGGAGGCGTTCGCGGGGATGGGGCGGTTCGCGGACGGCGCGGAGCTCCTGGTTCACGACTGCTCGTTCCCGGACGACGTCGACGTGTCGAACCACCCGACCCCGACGAGCCTCGGCGAGTCGCTCGCGGGCGCGGAGATCGGGACCCTCCTCCTCTCGCACCTCTACCCGCACACCGGTGGTCGCGAGCGCGAGATGGAAGAGAGCGTCCGCGACGCGGGCTTCGACGGCGAGGTGCGGGTCGCGACCGACGGGCTCCGCGTGTCGCTGTGAGGGGGGCGGTGAGTCCGGAATCGTAACCGTCGGTCGGCGGCGTCGCGGCCGCAATGTAACCGCTGAGTGTTACGCACCCACACGTTCGACCCGGATATTTAAGCGCGCGTAGTCGCTTCTCTCCGCCATGGCCGGCCCACTCGCGGACGACTTCGGACGGGAGGTGACGGGGGTACGGATCTCGCTCACCGACCGGTGTAACTTCGACTGCGTCTACTGTCACAACGAGGGGTTAGGCGACACGCGCGGGCCGATGGAGCCGAGCGACGAGGAGATGAGCGCGGACGACGTGGTCCGCTTCTTAGAGGTCGTCGAGGGGTACGGCGTCGACGCCGTGAAGTTCACGGGCGGCGAGCCGATGCTCCGCCAGGACCTCGAGGAGATCATCGAGCGCACGCCCGACTCGATGGAGGTGTCGATGACGACGAACGGCACCTTCCTCCCCGGGCGCGCGGAAGACCTGAAGGCCGCCGGGCTCGACCGCGTCAACGTCTCGCAGGACGCGCTCGACCCGGACGACTTCGCGGAGGTGACGAAGTCGGGCGCCTACGAGAAGGTCCTCGAAGGCGTCAGGGCCGCCGTCGACGCCGGGCTCGACCCCGTGAAGCTCAACATGGTCGTGTTCACGCACACCGCGGGCTACGTCGAGGAGATGGTCGAGTACGTCGCCGACAACGACGGGCTCCAGCTCCAGCTCATCCAGTACATGCCGGAGCTGACGGGCAAGCCCGAGTGGAACGTCGACATCGGGCGCGTCCACGACTGGCTCGCGGAGAAGGCCGACCGCGTCGAACACCGCGAGATGCACGACCGGAAGCGGTACTTCGTCGGCGAGGACAGCGACGACGAGACGGGCGGCATGGTCGAGATCGTCGACCCCGTCGAGAACGAGGAGTTCTGCGCCAACTGCGGCCGCGTCCGCGTCACCCACGAGGGGTACCTGAAGGGGTGTCTCAACCGCAACGACGACCTCCGCTCGATGGGCGAGATGACCCGCGAGGAGATCGCGGACACCTTCGAGGAAGTGGTGGCGAACCGCGTCCCCTACTACGGCGAGTACCTGATCGAGGGTGAGGACGGGGAGTACGAACTGAACGAGAAGTATCTCGGGGCGCCGAGCGCGGCGGACTGAGAATATTTCAGTTATTGTTGATAACTCACTCCAGCGACTCTCTTTGGAACTGTTCGTAATCATCAGGCGGCTTCGGTCTTTCAGTCGACATCTCCAGGTGTAGTTGAAATTAGGATTATGAAATCTCCAAGAGAATTTTGGTAAAAAATACACATCCAATTTTTTGTTATTGTGTTAGCTT is a window encoding:
- a CDS encoding MBL fold metallo-hydrolase, which codes for MELTVLGSGSAMPVPDRAQAGYLLDDGDRSLLVDCGSGVLQRLAGTDTSYEGVSTVLLTHHHLDHVADLLPLIKARWLAGEEHLEVVGPAGTKSLVDGLLDVHDYLDGRIDLAVREVSASRPFAAGGFDVTARETRHSMDGFAYRFSPPSSDAEASGGPLALSGDTEAFAGMGRFADGAELLVHDCSFPDDVDVSNHPTPTSLGESLAGAEIGTLLLSHLYPHTGGREREMEESVRDAGFDGEVRVATDGLRVSL
- the moaA gene encoding GTP 3',8-cyclase MoaA — translated: MAGPLADDFGREVTGVRISLTDRCNFDCVYCHNEGLGDTRGPMEPSDEEMSADDVVRFLEVVEGYGVDAVKFTGGEPMLRQDLEEIIERTPDSMEVSMTTNGTFLPGRAEDLKAAGLDRVNVSQDALDPDDFAEVTKSGAYEKVLEGVRAAVDAGLDPVKLNMVVFTHTAGYVEEMVEYVADNDGLQLQLIQYMPELTGKPEWNVDIGRVHDWLAEKADRVEHREMHDRKRYFVGEDSDDETGGMVEIVDPVENEEFCANCGRVRVTHEGYLKGCLNRNDDLRSMGEMTREEIADTFEEVVANRVPYYGEYLIEGEDGEYELNEKYLGAPSAAD